Proteins co-encoded in one Seriola aureovittata isolate HTS-2021-v1 ecotype China chromosome 1, ASM2101889v1, whole genome shotgun sequence genomic window:
- the glo1 gene encoding lactoylglutathione lyase: MSDKGLSDEAATAACKDGDLITKDFMMQQTMLRVKDPVKSLDFYTRILGMTLLQKFDFPSMRFSLFFLGYEDKKEIPADVKEKTAWTFSRRATIELTHNWGSESDESQSYHNGNSDPRGFGHIGIAVPDVYAACKLFEEQGVTFVKKPDDGKMKGLAFIQDPDGYWIEILSPNNMVSITS; encoded by the exons ATGAGCGACAAAGGTCTGTCAGACGAGGCAGCGACTGCAGCTTGTAAAGATGGAGACCTAATAACCAAG gATTTCATGATGCAGCAGACTATGCTGCGGGTTAAAGACCCGGTTAAGTCCTTGGATTTCTACACCAGAATCCTCGGCATGAC GCTCCTGCAAAAGTTTGACTTCCCCTCCATgcgtttctctctcttcttcttggGCTACGAAGACAAGAAGGAGATTCCTGCAGATGTGAAGGAAAAGACGGCCTGGACCTTTTCCAGAAGGGCCACCATTGAGCTGACACA TAACTGGGGCTCTGAGTCTGATGAGAGCCAGTCTTATCACAATGGAAACTCTGATCCACGTGGCTTTG GCCACATCGGAATTGCAGTTCCTGATGTCTATGCAGCCTGTAAATTGTTTGAAGAGCAAGGAGTCACGTTTGTCAAGAAGCCAGATGATG gtAAAATGAAAGGCTTGGCTTTCATTCAAGATCCTGATGGCTACTGGATTGAGATCCTGAGTCCTAACAATATGGTGTCCATTACGTCATAA